ACTTGGTGGAGCTGAAGCTGGCTGTACATTTGTCATCAGTATGTAACCTTGGGCTTCGCTGACCACTGCACCAGCACTGCTTTTCTGTAGCGTTATTTTATGTGCAGAGCACTTTTGGTGTCACTCTTCCTTGTCTCgtatgttacaatttttttttttttttaattttatttatttatttatttttggctgcgttgggtcttcgtttctgtgcgagggctttctctagttgcggcaagcgggggccactcttcatcgcggtgcgtgggcctctcactatcatggcctctcttgttgcggagcacaggctccagacgcacaggctcagtaattgtggctcacgggcctagttgctctgcggcatgtgggatcttcccagaccagggctcggacctgtgtcccctgcattagcaggcagattctcaaccactgcgccaccagggaagcccgtaagttacaatttttaaaggataaGGAAACTAGAGAGCTGGGTGGTAGGGACAGAAGGCAGTTTTCGAACAGCCTCTGGAGAGATGGAGCGGAGTGGATGAGGGAGGAAGAGCACCCAGTTGGGCAGCCTGGGTCTCCCTGGCCTGCTGTGGCCTCCCACTGGAATCGTAGGCTTTTCTGGGCAGCCGGCCTGGGCCTTGCCTTTGGGGTTACAGAACAGGGTGGCCCGGGAGTGAATCTGCTTGCTTCACTCTGTCCTTTCTCATCTTGCCACccgctttctccctccctccctcccccaggcagcAGAAGAAGACATCCCCAAACAAAAAGAACGGACGCATTTTACTGTCCGCCTGACAGAGGCAAAACCCGTGGACAAGGTGAAGCTGATCAAGGAAATCAAGAACTTCGTCCAGGGCATCAACCTCGTCCAGGTGAGGCTCCGTGCAATGCACAGCCCTCTTCCGCCGTCACTGACAGCTCTCAGGCctgcccaggcccaggccaggtTCTGACTTTGCTCTCTGGCAGGCAAAGAAGCTGGTGGAATCCCTGCCTCAGGAAATCAAAGCCAACGTGGCCAAGGCCGAGGCCGAGAAGATCAAGGCAGCCCTAGAGGCAGTGGGCGGCACCGTGGTTCTGGAGTAGCCGCCCAGAGGACTGTGGACAGGGGTCCCGGGCCCCGAGTGGGGCTCTACCTGCTGCTCGCGAAGCACCCAGGCTCAGCGGACAGAGTGGCCTCAGAGCAGAACTGGGCACCCGCACCACATGGCCAACTCCGTTCTGGgacagatgtggatggacctgctgagatggggagggaggggcagccacTGCCCGTGCAGCCCCAGGGAGGACTCTAGAAACTACCAAAAGTGTACATGCCCCGCTGTGGCTGCTGGGAAAAATGCATTGTCCAGGCCCTGTGTGTGGAGTTGTTTGTCAGGTGGGCACTATATGCAGGGGGCTGTCCTCTGAGATCCCACTGCAGACAGCAGCCCAGAGGCAGCACAGGGGGCTCTGGGCATTGCCTGTCCTGCTTGCAGGGGCAGCAGCTGCTGCGTGGCTGGTACCAGATCTTCACCTAGGAGCTGGTGTGGGGCGCCTGTGGAACTCCTTGCCCTTAAACTTTGGCGGTCTTCAACAGCACATGCAGCCCCTGGCCTGGGCAGGTGGGAGTGAGGTGTGTACCGTAAGTGGGCATAGCAGCCCTGTGAGAGGCTGCCCAGCAGGCGGGAGGATGTGTTTTGCAACCTGCAGCAGTTGGGGGTGTCAGCTGCTCCCTTAGAGGGGGCTCAGGGAGCTGTGTCATGGAGCCAGGGGTGAGGTGAGAGAGGTGGCCTGGTGCCAGAGTGGCGTTTACAGATGGCAGTGGCCGCCCGAGCTTGCAGGCCCTGCCTAGTGCCCTCTTGCTCCAAGGACCCTTGTCTTCCTTCTCTTGGGGAAGCTCCATCTCAACAGGGCCCGGGAGGGGGCGGTAGATTCCTTCCTCACTGGCCCATGGCAGGAGGCCCCTGGGGCTTTGGGCAGAGCGGGAGGGCGGGTGGCTGCAGGGCTTTTTGAGTGTCCACTCTGGGAAGGCACATAGTTCCTGTGACCCACGGGGGCCCACCCCTTCTGGCCTGGGTCTCCAGGTCCCACCTGGAGCCCCCTCCCTTGGCTCTGAGGGACCAGAAGGGGACACTAGGTCTGGGAATGCCACCCTCTGGGTGGGACGGCTCTGGACAGGCCTGGGAGCTGCCAGGCTCCCAGGTGGGTGTGCCCAGCATCCCCCACGCCACCTAGGTGTCCTCCCTGAGGACGTGCCCCCTGCTGGCCCTCATTGTAGGAAGGGTCCAAGGACAGGGTAGGCAGCCCCCTGACCAGAGAGCCCCACTGGCCAAGCCTGTGGCCCATGAGGTTACTGATTCGCCAGCAGCAGATCTCTGGGTGTGCCTTTGCTTAGCAGAGGGGACTGTTGGTCACCTGGGGCTGGGTGTGGCCTGCTGATCCTGCTGCCTTTTTCTAGGGGCAGGGAGTGGTCCCGGGCTCAGGGACACCCCCCAGCCCAGACGTGCGTGGTCACggggcctcccccacccccaccagtgaCCTGGAAAGGCCGCTTGTGCTCTGAGCTCCTCCATCTTTCCAGGGCAGCTGGTGTGACGACTGGggctcccctcacccccaccccaaggatgGGGCCCTCTGTTCCATGCTGGGGGTGACTGCACTTCTGGGACCATCAGGCCCGACTCCTCCTGCCTTGCATACAACAGATGGGATGCTGCCATGGTGCTCCCACCTGACCTCGAAGTCCTACCTGAAGGCTCTGTGAAGATCCCGGGCCTTCCCTTCCCAGGCAGCTCCCTGGCCCAGGCCTCCTGTTGGGGGTCCTGGCCCTTCCACCTCCCCCTGATCTGCTCCAGCCTGTTGGTGGCCCTAAAGTGTCTCAGACCCGGAAATAGGTGGAGTGTGCCACTGGGGATCGCCCTGGGTCCCTGGAGCCCACTTGGCCCTTAGGCTTGGCGTTGGGAGGTGGGTCTGCTGGGTATCCTGAGTTGCCCTGCTGACACCCATGCAAGACCTTACAAGATTCCATTGGAGCCTGGTAGGATTTGGCCCTCGTCCAGGCTCATGAAATGGTCACAGAGGACACAGCAGTGGGAGATCCAGAGCTGACTCACGTGCTTCTCACCCCCAtagacacccccacccccctccccgccaATTCCAGGGACCCTGGCGTCTGCCAGGCCACCCACGTAGCTCCATCCTCCCTGCCCAGGCACCAAGAGGAAATGTGTAAATGCCGCAGCACAGACACCAGATCCcaaagaggcctggcctggcaGCCCTGTCCTTAAGCCCTTGCCTGACCTCCCCATCACTCTCTCAGACTTCTGCACAAGTCTTTAGGATCCATTTGAAAATTAGACTGGGATCTTTTTGAGTTCCTTGACCTATAGTTTGCACAATCCACCTTTTTCTAAAAAGGGTGCTCCAGTCTTGGGGCACTTCCCATTTTCCAGGATTCCTCCCACATTTCCAACTGCCCTTTCAGCATAGCACTATCCCTTGCCCCACCCCGGGCTCCTTGGCATTTCTGGGGTGGAAATCTCCTGGAGCCAGCTGTTCATGCTCCCaactgatgacaggggtcagaggcCTCCTGGGGTTCTGGAAGACACAGTTTCCTTAGTCTCCAGGTGGCTGCTTTAAGCAAATAGACAGCAGGGTTTGCTCAGGCACCTAATGCCTCTCACAGAGAATCCCTGGGTGCTCAGAGACCAGGCTGGACTTGTTATTCAGGGTGCTCGGTGGGCCCAGGGGGCCAGGAGTTGTTTCCCCGATGCCCGTCACCCTTCTCCCTTGGGGTGGGGGCTGCAGTGGCCAAGCTAGGACAGCAGGACTTAGGTCCTTACTAGTGCAGGGGTCTCTGGCGCTGCCTCCCCCGAGATCCATGTGGCCCCACCCAAAAGCGGCCCTGGGGACTCAGATTTCTCTGCCTGACAGGTGCGCCTTTGGGCTAGCTGCACACCTGCACTTCCGGTTTGCTGGGAGGTGTGCATCTCCTGCTGGGGCCAGGCCGGAGCAGGCAGTTTGCTGATTGCTGCCTCCCAGGAGCCTGAGCCCCCATGCCCAGAACCCCTCTCCTGAGCCGCCTCAGGGTAGCTGCCTGGGGCCGTGTGGTCAGAGCAGGCCTAAGGCTGGACTCGGCTGGGCGTTCTGGGAGGGGTGGGTAGGCGGGGCGGCTAGTCTCTCCGAATTGCCTTTGTCCCTAGTTTTCCTGTAATCCGCAGGTTGGTCCTAAGGAGGTTTGCCGCAACCTCTAAGCAGCTCTACGCGTCCCGGAGCCTGCGCCGCGGGGTGGGACACTGGGTGCAAGTCCAGGGCCGCGGCAGGGGGCGGGCACTTGCGGGAAGCAGGCCTCTAGGAGGGGTGGGGGCTGGCAGAGCGCCCAGGCCACTCGGGCCGTGACCCTAGCAGACGTGCCCTAGGCTCCAGGGCGGCCCCGCGGGCTGGCCGGCGCAGGATGGGGGAGGACGCAGGTCCCTGGGGGGAGTGAGGGAGGTTCACCCGCTAGCTCCCTGCGGTTCGCGCGGCCCGCACCAGTGGGGGTCCCCTAAGCGGCTCGGTGGGGCCCACTAGGTTGACCTGCCGGGCCGCGGCCGCTTTAAGGCGCGGGACCCGCCCCCGGGCTCGGGGCGGGGTCTTACAAGCCACGCCCCTCAGGCCCCTCCCCCGGGCCGCGCGGGCGCATTGGCTGTGCGGGGCGCGGGTGGCCGGCGGCCCTTTGAACGGACGGCGGCGCGGACCGGACCGGGCCGGGTCGGGCCGGGTCGCggctggggcggggctggggcggggcctgTGTCCGGGCTTCAAGGGCCGTGTCGGGGCCGGACGCCTGCGCTCCTCgacggcggtggcggcggcatCCGGGCCATGGCGGCCGAGGCGCGCGTGTCGCGCTGGTACTTCGGTGGGCTGGCGTCGTGCGGGGCCGCCTGCTGCACGCACCCGCTGGACCTGGTCAAGGTGAGTGCGGTGCTGGGAGGGCCCGCCGAGAAGCTCTGCGTGGAGCGGGCGGCGGAGGTGCCCCTCGCTCCCCACTCtgctacctgtgtgaccttggactggTCCCTTGGCCTCTCTGAGGCACTTTCCCCCGCACTTTTGAGGACACTCGTTCTCCCGGCTGACATGTTGAGGGAGTGGTTCTCTGAGCGCAGCTGGAGGCACCCCGGCAGGACCACGCGCTCCCTCTGCCTACTGGGTGccaagcacacacacagagagacggGGGAAGGATGTGGCCGGCAACCCTGCTTTGGGCTGCTTCTTCCTGGGAGGTGGGCACCTGGAAGCCATGATCCCAAGGCTGCATGCAGGTGCTGCCCAGTGAAGGTGATTGTTTCTCTCAGCGAGAAGCAATCACACTGTTTCTACGTTTTTTTGAAAAAATCCTTATGGGTCAGAACAAGACAGAGATTCCCTTGTCCCTGAGGCAGGCCAATTTTCTGCCCTTTTGTCACCACAAACAACAAAGAAGGGCCAGAGGCACAAAGCATATTTTGGCCAGTGGGCCCTGGGCCAGGGAACCTGGGCTGTGGTCTTGTGGGGCCTTGTTGGCAAGGGCAGAGCCTCCTGgccaccccctcccttccttaTCCCCACCCAGAGCAGCCTGCACCCCACATTGGCCCCCTGGGAGGGATTGGCACCTGTGTCCTGGGCTGACCCAGCCATCCCTCAAGCCTGGCCACCAGGAAAGGCAGGATTAGCAGAtgttgggggtggggctgaagCTGGTAGCCCCTCTGGCATTTCAGAGACCTGGGAGAGGCCTGCATGGCTCCTGGTAGCCCCCAGGGCCCATGACGTGGCCTGGCAGAGCAGGGCCAGGTAGGAAGGTGCTTTTTGGTTTGTGGAGAGAGGAACCCCTTCTCATgcctgttttgttttactttctggatGCCCGTACAGGTCCctttgccctcctccctcccccatcgcAGGCTCGGGAGGATCAAGCTCACTGTCTCTGCCTGGATGTGGACACAGCCTCCAGGGGCTCTTGGAGCCCTCCCTGGCCCTGGGCCAGCCTAGAGTCACTTGTCCAAGGCTCCTTGGGGCATCACTGCCCCTTGCCCCCTGCCTTCCACCCAGGTGCTGTTTTGCTGCAGAGCgcttggggcaggggtgggagtctGGGAGGCCGGCAGACACAGGAATGTGGCTGCCCTCTGGCCCAGGGAGCACACGGTCCTGTGATGGGGTGAAGCGGGCAGTGCCGGCAGCCATGGAGGCCACCGGCAGGGGAGGCCCTGCCAGGGTTTTTACTTCTCGGCATCGTCTTTGGAAAAAGTATCTTAAAGCTCCTTGATCTCTCCGTTTGCCCCACGTCTTGGCTGAACCCTCACAGTGGCTTCTCGCCTTCACGGAGGCTGCTGTGTGGCCACCCTgcccccaggcccagggcccTCTGTTCCCGGCTCACAGCACActgagagaaactgaggcagaagaatcagTAACTTGCCTCAGCGGGTCCAGCCAGGACCTGACTTGGCTGGAGAGTGTGCTGCAGGGATGGACTCCGAGGCGCCCTTCCCCCTGTGCGCCCCCTGGATTCTCACCCACCTCTTCCGAGTCTCCCGTGTTTCTCCAGGTCAACTCTGAGCCCCCCTAACTCTGTCTCTCTCGAGAGGCAGGCGAGGCTACAAAGTGGGCCCCTGGAGTTGCCCAGTGTCTTCGTCTAAAGGGTGGAGCTGACGACTCCACCCCATGGCAGGTGGAATTGGGCTCACATGTTGGCTGGTATTTTCTCTTGTGAGATCATGGTGTGAAAAAGAGGTTGGCGCCAGACGTGGACACTGAGTTCCGGCTCCACTCCCCGGCTGGTGCCCTTAGGAGGCTTCAGTTTCCTGTCTCTTAAATGCGGGTGCTGGTAGCACTTggcccacaggctcagcatgTAAAGGTGGAAGATTGTGGAAAAGGGCTTAGAGCAGAGCTGGCCCTGGTGGGCTCCAGATGGGCCACAGCTCTGAGCAGGTGCGACCCGCTTCCCCACAGGTGCATCTGCAGACGCAGCAGGAGGTGAAGCTGCGCATGACGGGTATGGCGCTGCAGGTGGTGCGCTCCGACGGCGTCCTGGCGCTCTACAATGGGCTGAGCGCCTCCCTGTGCAGACAGGTACCTCTGGGGGGCTCCCCACCTCCCGGGGTAGTGGGTGGGTGGGACTCTCGGCCAGGGGTCCCTTAGGTCTTGATTCCAGAGCCCACACTCAGCCCAAGGAGGCAGAGGGGTCGCTGGCCTCCCCCAGGCCAGTCGCGCCTCTTGCCCACCGTGGATGCCCTGTGGGCATGGAAGCTACTTTCTCCTTTTCAAGGCTGCTTATGAGGAAGGAACCGCAAGGCCTGGGGAGCCAGCAGCCCCCGGGTGGGTGCAGGGCGTGGCAGTGTGAGATGTGCTTCTGCCTTGCACAGGGTTGGCCATGCTCTCACAGCCGGCCCAAGACCGCCGCCTACAGATGGGGATACTGACGCTGGCAGGGGCGAGGCGGGAGAAGAGGAGGGTGCGGGGCCTGGGCTCAGCCAGCCCCGGGTTCGCGGATTGGCTCAGCTGCTTGCTGGCCGAGAGGTCCCTGGGTGTCCCTGTGGTCCACGTGGTGATGACCATGCCCTGGAGGGCCAGGGGTGTGGGGGGGTGCCCAGCGCCGTCCCTCCACCCGCGCCCTCTGAGCTGGGCCCTTTCTCCCCAGATGACCTACTCCCTGACTCGGTTTGCCATCTACGAGACCGTGCGGGACCACGTAACCAAGGGCAGCGAGGGCCCCCTGCCCTTCTACAAGAAGGTCCTGCTGGGCTCCATCAGTGGTGAGCAGCCGGGTGGGCAGCGGCGGGGCAGGTGGGGCGGGGGGCCTTGCCAATGGTCACATGTTGGCTGTTGTGACAGGTTGTATCGGCGGCTTCGTGGGGACCCCCGCGGACATGGTCAACGTCAGGTCAGTGCGGTCCCCGAGGCTGGGGTCTTGCTGTCCCCTGGTGGGGCTGGCCTCACTCGCTGGGGTCTCAGTGTGTTCTGCCTGGAACAAGCCACTCAGACCTCAGGGTCTGGGACGCTGGGGGATGGCGCTGAGCCTGTGGCGGGGCAGCCCTGGGCGGGGCCGGCTGCTCACTGCCAGAGGGAGCCTCTGCCGCCTGCTGGGGTCTGTGGGGCGTCTGGCCCTGCCGCCCCCTGAACCCTCTGCTTGTTTCAGGATGCAGAACGACGTGAAGCTGCCCCAGAATCAGCGCCGAAAGTGAGTAGCATGGTGTGCCCCGGGGGTTTTGGGGACGGGGCTGAGAAGACCCCTGAGCAGCTCTGCCAGGACCCGGTGGGGACTCCAGCAGGGCACCGCTCCTGTGGGGTCACGTGGAGCAGGTCGGCCGGCTGACGGCCTTTGGAAACATACATTGTGAGCGTCTGTTCTGGAATCCTGAGGGGACTTCCAGGACCTCTGGGTTCTTCTTCCCCTGTAGGAGGACCCCGGGGTTGGGGGCTGgactgggaggtgggcaggggttgGTCACTCTCTACTCCCTCTTGCACCTGTGCACGTTTGCATGAAGGGTGGTTTAGAAGTTTAAGTGAGTTTGGTCTTCAAAAGGGTTTGGGAGCTGGGTGGTTGTTTTCGTGGTAAAAACACCGTTTTGCGTGAAACCTAAGACACGGGGGATTCTGAGGCCCTGTTTATGGACCGATGCTGTAGTCAAACACTGGGCGTTGGTATCAGCCAGTTCAGGGAGAAGTGTGGCTCCAGGTGCTCCCATTGGCCACTCACTGGCCAGAGCATAGGCTGTGGGGAAGGTGGACCAAGTGACGGGGTTGGGAAGGGGGCCCGGCAGGGCGTCCCATCCTCCTGCCCTTGGTAACGGCCTGCAGACAGGACTAGCTTCAGAGCTGGCAGCCCCCCCCAGAGAGGGTGTTTTCCTGTGGAACTCGGGCTCTTCAGGCCCTGAGGTCCAATGAGCAGGGAGACTGCTCTGAGCTGTCAGAAAAGGCCATTGTTCTCTGGCCCCTATGGCACTTTGAGTTCCTCCTGGCCTGTGATGGGGGCGTGGCCTGTGATGGGGGCGTGGCCTGTGATGGGGAGGACCTTCCCAAGGGAGCCAGTGGTCAGGGAGAGCTTCACATGGGCCCACTCTCTGTCCCCCGGCAGCTACGCCCACGCCCTGGACGGCCTGTACCGCGTGGCCCGAGAAGGTGAGAGGGGAGGTCCTTTGCACGGTGGGGGCTGGGGCAGCCTCCAACTGGGACCCAGGAGCGGGCCTAGGGAGAGCGCTGTTAAGGACTTGGGGGGAGGCCGGAGGGGTTTGGGCCGGGCACCCAACCTCTTCCCTTTCCCCGACAGAGGGTCTGAAGAAGCTGTTCTCGGGCGCAACTATGGCGTCCAGTCGAGGGATGTTGGTCACCGTGGGCCAGGTAGGGCTTCCGCTTGGGGTGGGACTCGGGCAGCATCTGGGGGGGCCTGGCCTCAGCCCTCTGAGAGGTCCCATAGGAAGGCAGTGGGCACGAACACACATGGGGCCAGGGAAGTGGGCTCAGGCCGGTCTGGGCCTCATCCGTCCACCCAGGTGCGGTGACGGTAGGTGACCCACAGAGCACGTACTTGGTCAGTCCAGCTGGTGTCACTGTGGGCCCCATCTGTCTTCCCCCGAGCTGTGGGCTGTCCCTTGGGCCGTGACCATCCCTCCTCCCCCGACAGCTGTCCTGCTATGACCAAGCCAAGCAGCTGGTTCTCAGCACGGGGTACTTGTCCGACAGCATCTTCACTCACTTTATCGCCAGCTTCATCGCGGTGAGTGGCGGAGGTGGGGCCCTGACCA
This is a stretch of genomic DNA from Eschrichtius robustus isolate mEscRob2 chromosome 20, mEscRob2.pri, whole genome shotgun sequence. It encodes these proteins:
- the SLC25A10 gene encoding mitochondrial dicarboxylate carrier, with the translated sequence MAAEARVSRWYFGGLASCGAACCTHPLDLVKVHLQTQQEVKLRMTGMALQVVRSDGVLALYNGLSASLCRQMTYSLTRFAIYETVRDHVTKGSEGPLPFYKKVLLGSISGCIGGFVGTPADMVNVRMQNDVKLPQNQRRNYAHALDGLYRVAREEGLKKLFSGATMASSRGMLVTVGQLSCYDQAKQLVLSTGYLSDSIFTHFIASFIAGGCATFLCQPLDVLKTRLMNAKGEYQGVLHCAMETAKLGPLAFYKGLVPAGIRLMPHTVLTFVFLEQLRKHFGIEVPS